A stretch of Pogoniulus pusillus isolate bPogPus1 chromosome 25, bPogPus1.pri, whole genome shotgun sequence DNA encodes these proteins:
- the HLX gene encoding H2.0-like homeobox protein isoform X1, producing MYTAGLAPFYASNFSLWSAAYCSASGPAAGGCFPLDASAAKKPSFCIADILHAGAEAAGGPTDSLSGAPSTGIPAALGAVHHGAPFHATASPLRPTPVVAPDAPSTAFPPRLSPLSAAYHSHHHRPTQHRSPAAAAAAGGGGGPAPARLPGGHTHGSAPAPASKDLKFGIDRILSAEFDPKVKEGNTLRDLTSLLTTSRQTGVHLPNLQPSAGQFFASLDPINEASAILGPLNTNPRSSVQHQFQDTFPGPYAVLTKDTLPQTYKRKRSWSRAVFSNLQRKGLEKRFEIQKYVTKPDRKQLAAMLGLTDAQVKVWFQNRRMKWRHSKEAQAQKDKEPPPEPEPEQTAQRAAGPPAGTSEPERSPSRSEGDSDSSDADSLDMAPSDTERTEGAERSLPAAELCKSSGSTGLPSPPPPAAATSPEPRSGL from the exons ATGTACACGGCCGGGCTGGCTCCGTTCTACGCCTCCAACTTCAGCTTGTGGTCAGCGGCTTACTGCTCAGCATCGGGGCCGGCAGCCGGAGGATGCTTCCCACTGGACGCCTCGGCGGCGAAGAAACCTTCTTTCTGCATCGCCGACATCCTCCACGCCGGCGCTGAGGCGGCAGGAGGACCCACAGACAGCCTGTCCGGAGCTCCCAGTACCGGCATACCGGCAGCGCTGGGAGCCGTCCACCACGGCGCTCCCTTCCACGCCACCGCCTCTCCGCTTCGGCCCACGCCCGTCGTGGCCCCAGACGCCCCTTCCACCGCCTTTCCGCCGCGCCTCTCGCCGCTCTCCGCCGCCTACCACTCCCACCACCACCGCCCCACGCAGCACCGGTctcccgcggcggcggcggcagcgggcggCGGAGGCGGCCCGGCCCCAGCCCGGCTGCCCGGCGGCCACACGCACGGCTCTGCTCCGGCTCCCGCCAGCAAGGACCTGAAATTCGGCATCGACCGCATTTTATCGGCGGAGTTTGACCCCAAAGTCAAGGAAGGCAACACACTGAGAG ATCTGACCTCCTTATTAACTACCAGCCGCCAAACTGGGGTTCATCTCCCCAACTTGCAGCCTTCCGCCGGCCAGTTCTTCGCGTCTCTAGACCCCATTAACGAGGCCTCTGCTATTCTGGGTCCCTTAAACACAAACCCAAGGAGCTCAGTTCAGCACCAGTTTCAAGACACTTTTCCAG GTCCATATGCAGTTTTAACCAAGGACACACTGCCTCAGACGTACAAGAGGAAACGTTCCTGGTCCAGGGCTGTTTTTTCCAACTTGCAGAGGAAAGGTTTAGAAAAACGGTTCGAAATCCAGAAATATGTCACCAAACCGGACAGAAAGCAACTGGCGGCAATGCTGGGGCTGACAGATGCTCAA GTGAAGGTGTGGTTCCAGAACCGGCGGATGAAGTGGCGGCACTCCAAGGAAGCTCAGgcccagaaggacaaggagcCGCCGCCAGAACCAGAGCCGGAGCAGACGGCCCAGAGAGCTGCCGGTCCTCCTGCCGGTACCAGCGAGCCCGAGCGCAGCCCCAGCCGCTCCGAGGGCGACAGCGACAGCAGCGACGCCGACTCCCTCGACATGGCCCCCAGCGACACGGAACGGACTGAGGGCGCCGAGCGGAGCCTGCCCGCCGCCGAGCTCTGCAAATCCTCCGGTAGCACCggcctcccttctccccctccacccGCCGCCGCAACCAGTCCCGAGCCGCGAAGTGGCCTATAG
- the HLX gene encoding H2.0-like homeobox protein isoform X2, with product MYTAGLAPFYASNFSLWSAAYCSASGPAAGGCFPLDASAAKKPSFCIADILHAGAEAAGGPTDSLSGAPSTGIPAALGAVHHGAPFHATASPLRPTPVVAPDAPSTAFPPRLSPLSAAYHSHHHRPTQHRSPAAAAAAGGGGGPAPARLPGGHTHGSAPAPASKDLKFGIDRILSAEFDPKVKEGNTLRGPYAVLTKDTLPQTYKRKRSWSRAVFSNLQRKGLEKRFEIQKYVTKPDRKQLAAMLGLTDAQVKVWFQNRRMKWRHSKEAQAQKDKEPPPEPEPEQTAQRAAGPPAGTSEPERSPSRSEGDSDSSDADSLDMAPSDTERTEGAERSLPAAELCKSSGSTGLPSPPPPAAATSPEPRSGL from the exons ATGTACACGGCCGGGCTGGCTCCGTTCTACGCCTCCAACTTCAGCTTGTGGTCAGCGGCTTACTGCTCAGCATCGGGGCCGGCAGCCGGAGGATGCTTCCCACTGGACGCCTCGGCGGCGAAGAAACCTTCTTTCTGCATCGCCGACATCCTCCACGCCGGCGCTGAGGCGGCAGGAGGACCCACAGACAGCCTGTCCGGAGCTCCCAGTACCGGCATACCGGCAGCGCTGGGAGCCGTCCACCACGGCGCTCCCTTCCACGCCACCGCCTCTCCGCTTCGGCCCACGCCCGTCGTGGCCCCAGACGCCCCTTCCACCGCCTTTCCGCCGCGCCTCTCGCCGCTCTCCGCCGCCTACCACTCCCACCACCACCGCCCCACGCAGCACCGGTctcccgcggcggcggcggcagcgggcggCGGAGGCGGCCCGGCCCCAGCCCGGCTGCCCGGCGGCCACACGCACGGCTCTGCTCCGGCTCCCGCCAGCAAGGACCTGAAATTCGGCATCGACCGCATTTTATCGGCGGAGTTTGACCCCAAAGTCAAGGAAGGCAACACACTGAGAG GTCCATATGCAGTTTTAACCAAGGACACACTGCCTCAGACGTACAAGAGGAAACGTTCCTGGTCCAGGGCTGTTTTTTCCAACTTGCAGAGGAAAGGTTTAGAAAAACGGTTCGAAATCCAGAAATATGTCACCAAACCGGACAGAAAGCAACTGGCGGCAATGCTGGGGCTGACAGATGCTCAA GTGAAGGTGTGGTTCCAGAACCGGCGGATGAAGTGGCGGCACTCCAAGGAAGCTCAGgcccagaaggacaaggagcCGCCGCCAGAACCAGAGCCGGAGCAGACGGCCCAGAGAGCTGCCGGTCCTCCTGCCGGTACCAGCGAGCCCGAGCGCAGCCCCAGCCGCTCCGAGGGCGACAGCGACAGCAGCGACGCCGACTCCCTCGACATGGCCCCCAGCGACACGGAACGGACTGAGGGCGCCGAGCGGAGCCTGCCCGCCGCCGAGCTCTGCAAATCCTCCGGTAGCACCggcctcccttctccccctccacccGCCGCCGCAACCAGTCCCGAGCCGCGAAGTGGCCTATAG